TGGATCACCTCGAGGGGCGCGACCGGGTCGGTCGGCCGCCTGACAGCCGATCGCGTGCCTTCATCCAGCGGGTCATGCGCGCAGTGCGCAGCCAGCGCCGGATCAATGAATCCATCAATTTCCTCTCGGGCGGCATGCCGGTGGGCAGCGTCCGCGTGCTTCCCCGCGACCCGATGCCGATGGCCCCGATGGAGCCGAGAATCGCCGCGCACCTGCATGTCTATTATCTGGATCTTGCGCCGGAGCTGATCGCCGATGCGCTTCGCATTCCGGGTCTGGAGCGGGTTGTGATCACCGGGCCGTGGAGCCGGGAGGACATGGCCCAGGCACTGGTCCCCATTGTGGACCGGGGTATCGACCTGCGCGTGCTGGTCGTACCCAATCGCGGCAAGGACGTCGGCGGACTGGTCGCGGCCATTCAGCAAGGCGCCCTGCTGGATTCGGATCTTGTGCTGAAACTGCACTCCAAGAAGAGTCATAATGCCGAGACATATTTCCAGGCTATTTCCGCATTGTTTGGTACCGAAATCCGCGATGGTGAGCAATGGCGGCGTGAGCTGATCCAGCCGCTCGCCGGCAGCGCATGGCAGATCAATACGATTCTCAAGCTGTTCAATGATGATCCGGCGATCGGCATGGTCGGCGCGCGTCCATTCATCACCAATGTCGGTGATGCCAATGCCGCCCTCAGCCAGGCAGTGTATGAAAGGTTCGGCGTGCCCCAGGGCCTGCCGTTCGTAGCGGGAACGATGTTCTGGGTACGCAGTTCGGTGCTCAGGCCGCTGCTGGACCAGCTCAGCCTTGACGAGTTCAGTCTGGACAGCCGGGAAGTTGAAGGAGGGCTGGAGCACATCATGGAGCGCCTGCTGGGCGCCCTGGTGCTGGCTGATGGATATGACGTCTATGGAGTTGACGTATGAGTTCGCTGTGCAACAAGACCGTGCCGGTCTTCATTATCTCGTTCAACCGGGTGGCCTATATCCGCCAGGTGATCGATCGACTGGAGTCGCTGGATTTCCAGAACATCACCATTATTGACAATGCGTCGACCTACGAGCCCCTGAAGGATTATCTCGGGCAGTCGCCGCACAATGTCGTGCGCTTGACCGAAAACCTTGGCCACCTGGCCTTGTGGAAGTCGGGTCGGTTCCAGAAGATCATCGAGCGTGAGAAGTTCATCCTCAATGACAGCGACGTGGTTCCCGCCGACGATTGCCCTGCCGACATCACCAGCCATCTCGACGAGATGCTGGAACGCTACCCGCGCCATACCAAGGCTGGCCTGTCGCTGCGGATCAACGATCTTCCCGACCACTATGCATTCAAACAGGAAGTGCTGGAGTGGGAGGCGCCGTTCTGGGTGAATCTTCTCGATGACGGCAACTACGAGAGCGCCCTGGACACTACCTTCGCGTTGTATCGGCCGGGCGTGGACTGCTCGGAGGAGCGCTGGTGGCGATCGATCCGGGCAGCGCCTCCCTATTCGGCACTGCACCTTCCCTGGTACCAGGACACCTCCGTGATGAGCGAGGAGGACCGGTTCTACCAGCGTGCCGTGGCCGGCATCTCCAGCCAGTGGAGCATCACCGATCCGGTCCTGCTGAAGAAGCAGAACACCGAGCTGCAGCATGAAATCGCTGCGCTCAAGCGTACAATCAGCGAGCTCCGTGGCCAGTCCATGCCAGTGGGCTCCCCGGCGTGGCGCAATACCGTCCGGACCACTCTTGGCGCCACCGGCCTGCTGCCGCTGGTGCGCCGCCTTCGCGACACTATGAAGAAGTGACCACCATGATCGAATGTATTTTCACGTCCATCAACAATGGCTACCTGCCCAAGGCGCGCATTCTTGCCGCCTCCGTGCGCCGCCATCACCCTGAGGCCAAAATGGCCCTGATGTTGAGCGACCACAAGGATCCGGCGCTGGACTATTCGGACTTCGACATTGTCCTTACCCCCGAAGACGTGGTGGAAGGGGTGGGCGACCTGCAGTCGTGGTTGTTCGACCACACCGTGGTGGAGCTGTGCACGGCGGTCAAGCCGTTCGCCTTCTCGCATCTGTTCAAGCAGTACGGGTTCGCCAACGTCGTCTACCAGGATCCAGACACCGTGCTGTACGCGCGCATGGAAGAGCTGGAACAGCAGATGGTCACGCATCCGATCATCCTCACGCCCCATGTATCGGTTCCCGCCGTGGACACCGACGACCTGCACGACGGTGAAATGCTGGGCTGCCTGCGCCATGGCGTGTTCAACCTGGGCTTCCTGGCGCTGACGCGCGTGGGCGAAGGCCCGGCATTCCTGCAGTGGTGGCAGGACCGCTGCCGCGATTACTGCTTCGACGACAACCAGCGTGGCCTGTTCACCGACCAAAAGTGGGTCGACCTGGCGCCGTGCTTCTTCCAGACGCTGGGCATCATGCGTGTCCCGTCGTACAACGTGGCCACCTGGAACCTGTACTACCGCCAGGTCAGCACCCGCGCCGATGGCACGATCGTGGTCAACGGAAGCCACCCGCTGCGCTTCTACCACTTCTCCGGCTTCGACATCGGCACGCATGAGCACATGCTCGGCAAGCACGATGCCGGCAACGCCACGCTGCTGGAAATGACCCGGTGGTACTCCAGCGAGCTGGAGCGGTTGAAGAATCCCGCTGGCCTGCCGGACAAGTACGGTGTGTTCGCCAACGGCAGGAAGATCCCGGCCGATTGGCGCCGTTACTACCGCAGCCAGCCGGCGCTGAAGCGGATGATTCCGCACCCGTACGACCAGTATGAAGCGGTGATCGCCCACTTCGATTCGGCGCCGGATGAGATCGCGCTGAATCCGTCGTACTCCGCATTGGAACGCTTCGTCCGCCGCAGCCCGGGGTTGGCGTCGCTGGTCCGCGCCGTGGTTCCCGCATCGGTGATCCGGCGACTCCGCGGCTGAGTGGCGGCGGCCGGGGGGCAGGCAATGGATGGGGGACGCTGGAGCATGACCGACAGGCAGCGGCGCTGCTGGGGCGTGGCGGCCGCCATCGCCTTTTTCGTTGCGGTCGGGATGGCCGTGCTGGGCGCCAACCCCTTCGCGCAGCAGACCGTGGGACCCTACGATCTGCTGGTTGCCTCCAAGGGGTGGTCGCAGGAATACGGTCCGGTCGAGGTTCGCAACGGCGAGCGGACCGACGTTCTAGATGCCATGGTGCCGCGTTGGATGTTTGCCCGTGGCGAACTTCGGCAGGGGCGGGTTCCCCTGTGGAACCCATTGCCCGGCGGTGGTGAGCCCGGCATCCACAACCTGGCAAGTTCGCAACTGACTCCGGCGTTCGCGATTTTCGCTGCCGCGCCCAGTGCGTCCAGCGGCTTCTACTTTGCCACCCTGTTCAATCTGGTCATGGCTGGCCTCGGCGCATGGTTCTGGCTGCGGCGGTCGCTGGGTACGCTGCCCGCCCTGTTTGGCGGCGTCACGGTGATGCTGTGCGGTTTCCATGCCGCTTGGCTCTACTGGCCACACATGAGTACCTCGGTGTGGGTGTGCTGGTTGCTGTGGTCGGTGGAAGGCTGGTGGAAACGCCCGGGCGCATGGCGCTTTGCGGCGATGACCCTGCTCACCACCTTGTTGCTGCTCGGCGGATTTCCATTCGTGGCGCAGCTCGGCCTCGGCGCGGCAGTGCTGTACGCACTGGTGTTGTGGCGGATGGCGCCCCAGCCGGGCAACCGTCGCCTGGCTGGCATGTTCGGCGCGCTTGCGCTGGGTGCTGGCCTTGCGGCCATTCCCCTGATTGCCCTGGCCACGTGGCTGGCCCACATCGACACTGCCGCGCGGACGGGGGGCAGCCCGCTGCGGCTGCTGACCGACGCGGTGCGGCTGCTGCCGCACATCGCCCGCCAGAGCCCGCAGGTCGAATCGCACATGTACGTGGGCGGCCTCGGCCTGCTGCTGGCGGCGGCCGCACTGCTCCGCTGGATCAGGCCCCGTCGGCTCGAGCCGGTGCTGGTACTGGCCAGCCTGCTGCTGGTGATCTCATCGGTGCTGGTGTTCCAGCTCATTCCGCCCGCATGGCTCGGCTGGGTTCCGGGGCTGGGTGGCAATGGCTGGGCGCGCGGCATCCTGCTGCTGGATATCGCGTTGGCCGCGCTGGCCGCAAGCGCACTGGCCTTGCTGCTGCGCCGGATCCAGCGCCCCTGGATGGCGCTGCTGCTGACCGTCCCGCTGCTGGTGGTGCAGGTGGTGGACCTCGGCACGATGTTCCGCCGCTTCAACGGACCCGTGCCGGCCGCGTTGATGTTCCCGCCCACCCGGCAGATTGCCCAGGTGCAGGCTGGCCTCCTGCCGTTCACCTACGTCATTGCGGACGGGAATTACCTCGTCAGCGGCACGCTCGGGGCCTATGGCGTTCCGGAATGGTATGGGCATGGCTTCAAGACCGCCGCCGTGAAACGGTTGCTGGCACAGGCGGTGCGCGACCCGTTCACCACGCCTACGGCGTCCATCATCGGCGCCGATGCCATCCAGCTGGACAGCCCGGCCATACGCGCCATGGCCGTGAAGTACGTGCTGGGCGACGAGCGGCTGCTGGCCCAGGCGTGGGTGCCGGAGTATCCGGCCGGGCCTGCGCCCATGGAGGCCCTTCCCGCGCTGGGAACCGCTGCGTGGAGCCAGTCCGTGGACCTGCCTGCCCACTTCACCCTGTCCGATGTCGAGCTGCGCCTGGCCACCTACGGCGGCAGTGGCCTGCATGGCAGCGTGACCTTGAGCTTGCTCGATCCGGAGAAACCGGGCTCGGTCCTTGCAGAAGCCACCCTGCCGGCCGGTTCGATCGTGGACGGGGAGATGGCGCGTTTTCATTTCGCCCCGGCGGTAACGCCTGCGCAGCAGCGCGTTGTGCTGACCCTCCGTCATGAGGGCGCGGCTGCCAACGAAAACATCACGGCCTGGTACCGGCCTGGCGGGGCCGCCAACTGCGCGTTGCAGGTCGAGCCTGCGCGTGCGCCGGGCTGCCTCATCCTGCGGATACTGCCCGAGGGCCCCGGGCTTGCAGGCTGGGCGGTGGCAGCGCAGGCGCCAGGCCTGGTACTGCTGGAAAACAGGGATGCCCCAGCCGGTGCCTATTTCCTGGATTCGCTGGATCAAGCGCCTGCGGCGCACGCTGCCGAAGCGGTACGGGTGCAGGGCAACTTCTCGGACGGATGGACCCTGCAGTACACCGGCAGCCGATCCGGATACGTCGTACTGCCGATGGCGGCATCCGAATCGTGGGAATTTTCCGTGGACGGCAACCGGGCTCAACCGCAGCAGTACTTCGGCACGTTGCCGGCGATTGCCGTTCAACCCGGCGCTGTCATCACGGCGCGCTACCAGCCGCGTGCGTTGATCGTTGGCGGCTGGATCATGCTGGGATCGGTCCTGCTGCTGGTCGCCGTGATGCTGGGTCTTCGGCGGCGACGGCATGCCGACACGGGTAGTGCACGGGGCGCCTGATCGCCGGCGTGCTACTCCAGCTGTTCCAGCCGGTGTTCGACCTGGCGGACGTGGCGCAGGATCCGCTCGGACAGCTTGCGGTTGGTCGCTATCAGGTCGGAGATCAACCCGATGGTGAACATGATGGCGGCCAGTGTCAGGCAGAACGCGCTGAACACTACGGACTGGACATGGCCGCCGCCTTCCCCGATTGCGTAGAACCAGGCAAAGCGCAGGCCGCCGACCAGTCCCAGCAGAAGCGGAACCGCACCGAGCAGGGAAAACACCAGCAACGGGCGGTAAATCATCAGTACCCGGGCGATGGTGACCAGTGAACGCACCACGTACGACGCGATGCTCTTGACCAGTCGGGAGGGGCGCAGGTCTGCATTGGTCCGGATCGGAACCGACGCCACCACCAGGCCGCTGAGGCCTGCCTGGATGATCGTTTCCAGCGTGTAGGTGTAGCCGCCGAAGACGTTGATACGGATCGCTGCCTCGCGCGAGATCGCGCGGAACCCGCTGGGTGCGTCATGCACATCGGTCTGGCTGGCCATGCGTACCGCCCAGCTGCCGATTCGCTGCAGCTTCTTCTTGATCAACGAGAAGTGCTCGGTCTCATCGATGGGACGCGCGCCGATCACCATGTCGGCGCGGTGCTCGAGGATGGGCTGGGTCAGCAGCGGAATGTCGTCGGCGCAGTACTGGTTGTCCGCATCGGTGTTGACGATCACATCGGCGCCCAGGCACAACGCCGCCTCAAGTCCGGACATGAAGGCGGTGGCCAGGCCACGGTTCACGGGGTGGCGCACGATATGGTCCACGCCCAGACGCAGCGCCAGCTCGGAGGTGCCATCGGTGGACCCGTCATCGATGATGAGGATCTTGACCTCGTCAAAGCCCGGCACCTGACGCGGAAGTGCATCGATGGCAATCTTCAGGGTGGCTGCTTCGTTGAGGCAGGGAATCTGGATGACGAGCACCTTCTTCCGGAGTGCCCCAGGGGCTGCAGTGTGAAGTTTCATCGGGTGAGTGCCATGTCGGAGGGAGGTGCAGGGTGCATCGTGATCAGGCCTGGCGTTTGCGGACGACCGCCACCAGGTTGAGCGAGGGCGACAACCCTGCCGCGATGCGGACCGGACCCGGCGCGAAGACGGCAGGATCGGTCGGCGTTCCAGCCGCCGGTCGTGCCTTGAAGCGGTGCACCAGGTTGAGCAGGCCAACGCGCAGGGCGCGTGGGTAGAAAGGCAGGGTGAATGGCAGGCTGAGCCACATCATCCGCCGGCAGCGGCGCAGTTCAATGCCGATGGTAGCGGCATCGCCGCCCATCCCGAGAATGCGCACGTCGTCGAACTGCTGGACCAGCTGCTGTCGCAGCGAGCGCTCGCTGTATTCGCGCAGGTGCCAGCGGTTCCAGGGCTGCTGCAGGGGAAGCAGCCGCGTGGAACGATCCGGCGTCACCAGCAACAGGGTTCCGCCCGGGACGAGAACGCGGGCAATCTCCTGCAGGTAGCGCTGCTCATGTTCGACGTGCTCGAAGACCTGGAACGAGAGCACGGTGTCGAATGAGGCATCGGCAAACGGCAGTCCGCCGTCGGCGGTGACGTGCTGGAAGTCCAGGTTGTCCGATCCATGTCGTTCGGCGGCATACGCCACCGCATCCGCGGCAACATCCACGCCGGTGACATGCAGTGCCGACCGGGCGATCATGGCCGAGCCGTAGCCGCTACCACATCCGAAATCCAACACCCGCCTTCCGCGCGTGTATGCCTCGGCAAACCGATAGGTTTCGATATGAAGATGGTAGATCAGTCGGTCCTCGGCGGTCGCCTGGTAGTCATCGACCATCATCCGTTCGCCGGTTGGTTCCAGTTGCACAGCGCTGCTCCCTACTCGTCAGGGGTTCTCATCGGGGGGTGTACGCAGGGTCCGTACGGCCAGCAGCGCGACGGCGAAGCAGAGCAGGTCCCCCAGCATGGTCGACATGCGCAGGGCAACGACCAGTGGCAACAGCTCGGGCCCGCCGCCGGCGGCCTGTAGGATACCCAGCATTGCTGCCTCACGCACGCCCAACCCGGCGGGAGCACCGGGAAGCAGGAAGCCGAGGATCCACGACAGCGCGAATGCACCGGTGAGCAACCACGCCGAGGGCGGGTTCTCCAGCAGAAGGTGGGACAGCAGCCAGATCCCCGCCGCCAGGACGAGGTAATTTCCGACATAGCAGGTGAAGGCAAGCATCAATGCGCGCGCCGCCGGAACGGGCGCGCCGACGCTGCCCAGGCGCCGCACCGCGATGCGATTGATCAGTCGTGGGCTGGCAGCCACGATGCCGATGAGTGCGATGCTGGCCAGCAGCAGCAGGGGCAGCAGGTGTTCAGGCGCGGTGTCTGCCAGCACGCCGGTCGCGACCACCTGTGCGCCACCCAGCGCGCAGGCAAGCGCACCGAAGAACACGGCGGCAAGGATCGCAAGCAGGCTCTCCGATACGACGGTCGTGGTGAACGGTACGGCGGGAATACCGGCCTTGAGCGACATCGACAGGCGCCCGATGTGCTGTGCCACGTTGCCGGGCAGGTATTTGCCCAGCTGGGTCAGCCCCATGATGGTGGCCAGTTGGCCCCATGGCCGGTGGACGCCGCAGGAGCGCAGCATGCGCATCCAGGCAAAGGCGCTGAGTGGAATGATCAGCGCCGAGGCCACGCCTGCCGCCAGGATGCCCAGCAGCGCAGAGGGCGTTCCCAGCCGCGTCCAGTCGATGCCGTCAGCGGCATGCCAGGCGTAGGCCGAGAAACCGGCCACCGCAGCCGTGCCGATCAGCACATTCAACAGTCGCAGCAGGTTCTTTTTCATCCGGTGGAGACGTCCAACCCGTCGATGAGGGCCCGATACTGCGCGCCCACTGCTCCTGCCCCGATCCGGTCACGCAGATCCGCGTGGGCGCTCGCCCCGCTGTGCAGATGCTGCATGCCGAGCACGGCATCGGCCAGTGCAGCGGCATCGCCGGCCGGCACCAGCACCGCATCGGCCCGGGCGTGTGGGAACAGCTCGCGGATCGCCGCCGAATCCCGGGTGATGAAGGGTTTGCCAGCGGCCACGATCTGGAAGAGCTTGTTGGGTATGACGCTGGCGGCTTTGTCCGATGTGCCGAATATGCCGAGGCAAACGTCTGCGTCGGTCATCTGCTCGATGAGCTGCTCATAGGCGACCCAGTGCACGCGTTGCACCTGCGGCAAGGGATCGGCCTCGAGCATGGCGTCGATGCGTGCCGTTTCCTGGCCGTGTCCCACGATGATCCACTCTACCGGCGCATCGCGCAGCAGGCGCGCGGCTTCGATGATCGTGGGCAGCCCGTGAAGTGGAATGAACTGGCCGTAGAAGAGCATCCTCAGCGGCTGGCCGGGCAGGCGTTGCCGCGGGGGCAGCGCCGGAAACCGATCCAGTTCGGCGCCGACCCACACACTGCCCACGCTGCCAGCGGCAAGCGCGAACAGCGACTCGATTCGACGGGCATGCGTTTCGGTATCCATGAAGGCCAGGTCGGCACGACGCAGGCAGAAACCTTCAAGGCGGTGAAGTACGCGAGCGGCGGCCGAACCGGGGGAAAGCAGCCGGCGGTCCTGCACGATGGTGTCGTACAGCGACACAAAGACGTCGAAATGCAGCGGCACCTTCCAGCGTGCCGCCGCCACGCCCGCGACCAGCAGGTCGAGGGGGCCGGGATAGGAAACCATCACCACGTCCGGCCTTGCCGCGCGGAACAGCCGCCAGATCAGCGCCGGATACGCGCGCAGCATGCGGCAGAGGATGCCCACGCGTGCGGCCATGCCCCGCAGCTGTGATTTGTCGCTGACCTGGCTCCAGACATCGGCATGGACCTCATCGACCTCGATCCCATTGGCGCGCATCCCGTCAACCAGGATGCGCACGCGCGGCTTGCCGGTATCGTACGTTCCCCACAGCAGCACGCGCCGCCGGGCGGCGCGGCTGCGATCAGCGGAAGGAGAGGTACTTGTGCCCGACATAGCTTGAGAACACCGGAACGACGACACCGACCGCATGGGCGATTTCCATCCGAAGGACGTCGATGGACAGCCACGGCAGCACGTGGAATGCCAGCACCATGGAAACGATCCAGGTCTGGGCCACGGCGAACAGGTTGACCAGTACGAAGTAGAACGCCGAATGGTGGAGGGGGCGGGTGCTTTCCTTGAACACGAACATCCTGGACAGCACGAAGGCTGTCACCATCCCGGTAATGTAGGCAAGGACGATGGCCGGGGTGAAATCCAGCCAGTGGCTGTACAGGATGCGCGACAGGAAGTTGGCCAGCGCAGCCACGCCACCGACCAGGAGGAACATCATGAACTGGCGGGAAACCATGCCGCTTACTCCACTGCTTCCCGGGCCATCATCCGGCCGAACCCGATGCTCTCGGAAATGCCCCGGTCCTCCGGATAGTAATGCGACGTATCTGCCACCCACAGACCGGCAACCGGCAGTTTGCGCGGCGGCAGGTCATCCAGGTAGCCCGGATCGCAGATAGGTTGGGCGTGACGGTAACGGCTGACCCGGACGTCGATGAAGTCCTCTTCCACCAGCGCCGGGTTGATCATGCGCAGGTAGCGCTTCACCTTGTCGACAAACGCGTCGTTGTGTTCGGCGTACTTGGGATGCTCGCCCGGCATGTAGAACGGGACGTATACGATGTGGGCATCCATCGGGCGCAGGTTGGTGTATTCCACGATGCCCGGGATATCCATGTCCGGGTCGTTGGTGTTCACCCAGAAGTTGGCCGACACGGGCCGGCGGAGCTTGGCGATCACGCAGACCACTGCAATGTTCTTCAGCTTCTCGAACTGCGCGATGATCGGAGCAGGAAGATCGGGCGCGATCCGGGGTACGAAGGGCAGGGGCACGGTCGAGACGACGGTGTCGAAGGGCAGTACCTCGCCATTTACCTGGACCCCTTGCACCCGCGCGTCCTCGATGACGATGCGCTGCACGGGCGAGGAAAGTCGCACCTCGCCGCCGTGCTTGACGATATCCGCATGCAGGGCATCGAGCAGGGTCGACGAACCGCCGTCCAGATAGCCCAGCTTCTCGCGCATCAGGCTGTAACGGGAACGCCCGATCCGGCGGATACGGCTCCATATCCATGCCGCCGACAGGTTGTCTGCGTAGTGGTAGAACTTGTAGTCGAACAGTTTGCGCCAGAGGGTCTCGTAGGCTTCCGCACCCACCCAGCGCCGGATCCAGCCGGAGGCTTCGACATGGTCCAGCGGCTTCCAGTCCTGGCGCCGGGTGCACAGGAAGGCGTGGAGCCCGTAGCGGAACTTGGCGATCCAGCCCAGGCCCTTGAAGCGCAGCAGCGCCACCGGGTTTCCCCAGGCCTGCAACTGCTTGCCGAACCAGTAGCCCATGCGTGTTTCGGTCCAGCGCATGCGCGACGCCAGGCCAAGCTCGTCGAGCACGGCCAGGAAGTCAGCATCGGAAATGCAATGGAAATGGTAATAGCGCTCGATCTGCATGCCGCCGAAATCGAACGAGGCGGTCATGCCGCCCACCCGGTCGTCAGCTTCGAAGATCACCGGATGATGCCCATCCCGGGCCAGCTGGTAAGCGACAGCCAGGCCCATTGGACCGGCGCCGAGGACGGCAACTTTCTTGCCCATGATCAGTACCTCGTAAGGGTGTCGCCAGGTGCGGCACCGTGAATATGTAAGGCGGTCGCCTCGACCGTCATTCAGTTGGCCGGTGCCGCTGCAACCACCGCAATGGCCGACCATTCGCCCCAGCCGTCACCGTCATCGACCAGCGTGACGGTGAAGGTTTCCGGCAGCGAAGGCGCATCCAGCGACAGGCGGACCCACTCCTGTTCCGCCAGCGGCAGCTTGGCACTGCCCAGCCGGCCATCGTCAAGCTGGATCACCTGGCGGCCGACGGTCGGCCCGGAACGGTAGTAGAACGCATCACCGGGGTGTGCGGTGAAGCGCAGCGTGCCCTTGTCCGAATCGCCTCGCACCAGGCTGGCCATGATCTTCATGCCCGGGTAGGACGAGACATGGAAATCCTTGCCCAACCACGGATGGCCCGGCGTCACGGCAGCTTCGGTGATGATCTTCGTGCCGGGCGCCGGCACTTCCACCGTCTCCCGATACGCCATGACCGGAGCGACCGCCGGCAGCTGGCAACCGGCGCCCAGCAGTACCAGCGGGTGGCCCAGTTGGTCGCGGGGGACATACGCAACGAAGCCCGCGCGCGCGGCCGCTGCCGCGCCGGTGACTTCGGCGACGTCCGGTCGCGAATGACCGATCAACCCGTAGCCGACCACCTTGCCGTCGCGAACCACGCGCAGCGCGCCGCCCTCGGTGTCCGGCGCAGGCCCGTCCAGCCAGCCACGGATCCTGACGTAGTCCTGCTGGGACGGTGCTTCGCGGGATTCATCGATGTTGCCCCGGCACACCACGCCCGGCAGCGCGGGTGCGCTGCTGCCGATCACCGTGGGTGTTGCCTGCCACGGCGCGGCAGTAAAGATTGAAAGGTTTGCCCCGGCGGCGTCGCGGGCCAGGCGAAGCGCGTTCTCGGTGAAGGGGAAAATGATCTGTACCTGCGCATCGTCTGCAATGCCAAGTCCCATCGCAACGGCCGCGAGCGACTGCTCGTAGTGCTTGTCGGCCTGGTCGTCCAGGGCGTGCTTCTGTTCGATCATCCCCACGCCCAGCGCGCCGGCCATCAGCACAAGCACGGCGGCATGCCAGCGGCGGCCGCGCAGGGCGACAAAGGACACCACCCAGATTGCCAGCGCGGCCCAGGCCATCACCGCCGGGGTGGTGTAGCGGCTGGCCAGGGCATGGATCTCACCACTGGCGGCGCGTCCCAGCGTCGTGCCTGCTGCGGTTCCACCGATGAAGACCAGGAACATCACCAGCGCCCACTGCGCATGGCGACCCTGCGGACGGCGCAGGTGGACCAGCGCCGCCAGGGCGGAGCCGATGACCAGCAGGGCGCCCATCGCTGCGGCAACCTCCCGCGCGTGCGGGGTCACGTTGCGGGCGATGTAGTAGAAGGGGCTGCCCAGGTAAAGCAGCAGGAAGCGCACGTACTGGTAGGGCTGCTGGCGCAGCAGCTCAAGTTTCGAGGGACCATCGCCGGTGGCGAGGCCACGCTGGTAGGCGGCACCCATGATCAGGGCCAGACCCACCAGCACCAGGAAGCGGCGCCACCCCTGCCGGGTGATCGCCGCGTACGCGGCAAGGATCGGCAGGGTGAGCACGCCATTGGCCATGGTGCCGAGCGAGGCAACGCCCAGCAGCACCGACAACAGGAACCAGCGTCGGCTGGAGGAGGTCGACACGCTGGCGTGGTACAGCGCCAGCAGTGCGGCCAGCGGCAGCAGCTGGGCAAGGATGAACTGGCTCTGGAAGCCCCATGTCAGGTTTCCTTCCTGGCACCAGCTGAACAACCAGGCCAACAGGAACAGGAAGGTGCCGGCGCGCAGCATCGCATCTTCGTGGCGTGGCATCGTGGCACGCAGGAACCGCCACATGACCAGCGCACTGGTGGCCACCAGCAGATAGTTGGCAACAATGAGGAAGACCGCACTTCCGCCAAACAGGCGCATGTCCAGCCAGAACAGCACGCGTGCGAGCACGATGCGGTGTTCGTTGTGCCCGGCCAGCCATATGCCGGCATCCCCCGCGCTCACGCGTCGATAGAAATCAACCGTGCCATCCCA
This is a stretch of genomic DNA from Stenotrophomonas rhizophila. It encodes these proteins:
- a CDS encoding class I SAM-dependent methyltransferase, with protein sequence MQLEPTGERMMVDDYQATAEDRLIYHLHIETYRFAEAYTRGRRVLDFGCGSGYGSAMIARSALHVTGVDVAADAVAYAAERHGSDNLDFQHVTADGGLPFADASFDTVLSFQVFEHVEHEQRYLQEIARVLVPGGTLLLVTPDRSTRLLPLQQPWNRWHLREYSERSLRQQLVQQFDDVRILGMGGDAATIGIELRRCRRMMWLSLPFTLPFYPRALRVGLLNLVHRFKARPAAGTPTDPAVFAPGPVRIAAGLSPSLNLVAVVRKRQA
- a CDS encoding glycosyltransferase, encoding MLLWGTYDTGKPRVRILVDGMRANGIEVDEVHADVWSQVSDKSQLRGMAARVGILCRMLRAYPALIWRLFRAARPDVVMVSYPGPLDLLVAGVAAARWKVPLHFDVFVSLYDTIVQDRRLLSPGSAAARVLHRLEGFCLRRADLAFMDTETHARRIESLFALAAGSVGSVWVGAELDRFPALPPRQRLPGQPLRMLFYGQFIPLHGLPTIIEAARLLRDAPVEWIIVGHGQETARIDAMLEADPLPQVQRVHWVAYEQLIEQMTDADVCLGIFGTSDKAASVIPNKLFQIVAAGKPFITRDSAAIRELFPHARADAVLVPAGDAAALADAVLGMQHLHSGASAHADLRDRIGAGAVGAQYRALIDGLDVSTG
- a CDS encoding NAD(P)/FAD-dependent oxidoreductase; translation: MVGHCGGCSGTGQLNDGRGDRLTYSRCRTWRHPYEVLIMGKKVAVLGAGPMGLAVAYQLARDGHHPVIFEADDRVGGMTASFDFGGMQIERYYHFHCISDADFLAVLDELGLASRMRWTETRMGYWFGKQLQAWGNPVALLRFKGLGWIAKFRYGLHAFLCTRRQDWKPLDHVEASGWIRRWVGAEAYETLWRKLFDYKFYHYADNLSAAWIWSRIRRIGRSRYSLMREKLGYLDGGSSTLLDALHADIVKHGGEVRLSSPVQRIVIEDARVQGVQVNGEVLPFDTVVSTVPLPFVPRIAPDLPAPIIAQFEKLKNIAVVCVIAKLRRPVSANFWVNTNDPDMDIPGIVEYTNLRPMDAHIVYVPFYMPGEHPKYAEHNDAFVDKVKRYLRMINPALVEEDFIDVRVSRYRHAQPICDPGYLDDLPPRKLPVAGLWVADTSHYYPEDRGISESIGFGRMMAREAVE
- a CDS encoding glycosyl transferase, coding for MIECIFTSINNGYLPKARILAASVRRHHPEAKMALMLSDHKDPALDYSDFDIVLTPEDVVEGVGDLQSWLFDHTVVELCTAVKPFAFSHLFKQYGFANVVYQDPDTVLYARMEELEQQMVTHPIILTPHVSVPAVDTDDLHDGEMLGCLRHGVFNLGFLALTRVGEGPAFLQWWQDRCRDYCFDDNQRGLFTDQKWVDLAPCFFQTLGIMRVPSYNVATWNLYYRQVSTRADGTIVVNGSHPLRFYHFSGFDIGTHEHMLGKHDAGNATLLEMTRWYSSELERLKNPAGLPDKYGVFANGRKIPADWRRYYRSQPALKRMIPHPYDQYEAVIAHFDSAPDEIALNPSYSALERFVRRSPGLASLVRAVVPASVIRRLRG
- a CDS encoding lysylphosphatidylglycerol synthase domain-containing protein; the protein is MKKNLLRLLNVLIGTAAVAGFSAYAWHAADGIDWTRLGTPSALLGILAAGVASALIIPLSAFAWMRMLRSCGVHRPWGQLATIMGLTQLGKYLPGNVAQHIGRLSMSLKAGIPAVPFTTTVVSESLLAILAAVFFGALACALGGAQVVATGVLADTAPEHLLPLLLLASIALIGIVAASPRLINRIAVRRLGSVGAPVPAARALMLAFTCYVGNYLVLAAGIWLLSHLLLENPPSAWLLTGAFALSWILGFLLPGAPAGLGVREAAMLGILQAAGGGPELLPLVVALRMSTMLGDLLCFAVALLAVRTLRTPPDENP
- a CDS encoding glycosyltransferase family 2 protein, with the protein product MKLHTAAPGALRKKVLVIQIPCLNEAATLKIAIDALPRQVPGFDEVKILIIDDGSTDGTSELALRLGVDHIVRHPVNRGLATAFMSGLEAALCLGADVIVNTDADNQYCADDIPLLTQPILEHRADMVIGARPIDETEHFSLIKKKLQRIGSWAVRMASQTDVHDAPSGFRAISREAAIRINVFGGYTYTLETIIQAGLSGLVVASVPIRTNADLRPSRLVKSIASYVVRSLVTIARVLMIYRPLLVFSLLGAVPLLLGLVGGLRFAWFYAIGEGGGHVQSVVFSAFCLTLAAIMFTIGLISDLIATNRKLSERILRHVRQVEHRLEQLE
- a CDS encoding GtrA family protein; translated protein: MVSRQFMMFLLVGGVAALANFLSRILYSHWLDFTPAIVLAYITGMVTAFVLSRMFVFKESTRPLHHSAFYFVLVNLFAVAQTWIVSMVLAFHVLPWLSIDVLRMEIAHAVGVVVPVFSSYVGHKYLSFR